A region of Haloplanus sp. XH21 DNA encodes the following proteins:
- a CDS encoding pyridoxal-phosphate dependent enzyme, with protein MALSATLLGLDCTATGERYAPDHTGRSDAGAPLTPVYDRDAVDAGALPTDPDSMWAYDALLPVDAADAVSAVEGATPLLDAPELAADLGVGDLLLKDEGRNPTGTVFDRGLSTAVTMAARHGTDLLALAAPGDAGQSAAAYAGRIDTDCYVYLPSRAPFPNKAMVNVHGADMRVIGGRYADALDALESSLERDWYSLQAFTTPYRHDGYKTLAYEVAAERDWTAPDAAVIAVGTGEILVGIAQGFRDLQALGLTDHVPRLYAVQPDGCAPIVEAHRRGDGSIESIDHPDTICGELELPAPAGGALALDAIESSDGGAVAVADENVLESAVTLTQRLGTEVGVVGGAAAAGSWALAEDGAFGADETVLVVNADAGVKTADVLRSHLMGQGV; from the coding sequence ATGGCTCTCTCCGCGACGTTGCTCGGACTGGACTGTACGGCGACGGGCGAGCGATACGCCCCGGACCACACCGGTCGGAGCGACGCCGGCGCACCGCTGACGCCCGTCTACGACCGCGACGCCGTCGACGCCGGCGCGCTCCCGACTGACCCCGATTCGATGTGGGCGTACGACGCCCTCTTGCCTGTCGACGCCGCTGACGCCGTCTCGGCCGTCGAGGGGGCGACGCCCCTGCTCGACGCGCCGGAGCTCGCGGCCGACCTCGGCGTCGGGGACCTGCTGCTCAAAGACGAGGGGCGCAACCCGACAGGGACGGTGTTCGATCGCGGGCTCTCGACTGCGGTGACGATGGCGGCGCGTCACGGCACCGACCTGCTGGCGCTCGCTGCCCCGGGCGACGCCGGCCAGTCAGCGGCGGCCTACGCCGGCCGGATCGACACCGACTGTTACGTCTATCTCCCCTCGCGCGCCCCGTTCCCGAACAAGGCGATGGTGAACGTCCACGGGGCGGATATGCGCGTGATCGGCGGCCGCTACGCCGACGCCCTCGACGCACTGGAGTCGAGTCTCGAACGCGACTGGTACTCCCTCCAGGCCTTCACGACGCCGTATCGCCACGACGGCTACAAGACGCTGGCCTACGAGGTGGCGGCCGAGCGCGACTGGACCGCCCCCGACGCGGCCGTGATCGCCGTCGGGACCGGTGAGATCCTCGTCGGCATCGCACAAGGGTTCCGAGACCTGCAGGCGCTGGGCCTGACCGACCACGTCCCGCGTCTCTACGCCGTCCAACCGGACGGGTGTGCGCCGATCGTCGAGGCCCACCGCCGCGGCGACGGATCGATCGAGTCCATCGACCACCCCGACACCATCTGTGGCGAACTCGAACTGCCCGCGCCAGCAGGCGGCGCGCTCGCGCTCGACGCCATCGAGTCGAGCGACGGCGGCGCCGTCGCTGTTGCCGACGAGAACGTCTTGGAGAGCGCGGTGACGCTCACGCAGCGACTCGGAACCGAAGTGGGCGTCGTGGGCGGGGCCGCCGCCGCTGGATCGTGGGCGCTCGCGGAGGACGGGGCGTTCGGCGCCGACGAGACGGTTCTAGTGGTCAACGCCGATGCCGGCGTGAAGACGGCGGATGTCCTCCGAAGCCATCTGATGGGCCAGGGCGTCTGA
- a CDS encoding NAD(P)/FAD-dependent oxidoreductase, whose product MDEDTSVVVAGAGLAGLVAARHLAAAGADVTVFERRDEVGGRVRTRRRDEFTLDRGFQVLFTAYPAVRQELDLGALDLRSFSPGAVIARPGERSVLSDPLRDPFSLTNTLFNREVTTSDKLRTLALRQHVGSRDEADIFESPDAPIADYLHEWGFSEAYIDNFVAPFYGGITLDRSLSTSKRVFEYTFKAMSEGRVALPADGMGAIPAQLAARAREAGATIRLGERVEAVEAEGSPVTVDTAARTVEVDAAVVATDPRSARALTDVESIPTAARPSVTQYLSLPGEDLDEGKKIHLNAAGDRPNAVAPLSAVAPRYAPDDRTLLAATFVSSEAAGTDGDAAILDIDDDTLAEATQSALESWYPERQFGGLEHVHTERIPFAQFAQPPGIHDDLPDARDPAGDVYLAGDYTAWSSIQGAMRSGREAAEAIRTDR is encoded by the coding sequence ATGGACGAAGACACGTCGGTCGTCGTCGCTGGCGCGGGGCTGGCCGGCCTCGTCGCCGCGCGGCATCTCGCGGCGGCGGGCGCGGACGTGACCGTATTCGAGCGTCGCGACGAGGTCGGTGGCCGCGTACGAACCCGCCGCCGCGACGAATTCACGCTCGACCGTGGCTTCCAGGTGCTGTTCACCGCCTATCCTGCGGTCCGCCAAGAGCTCGACCTCGGAGCGCTCGACCTGCGATCGTTCTCGCCCGGCGCCGTCATCGCCCGTCCCGGCGAGCGCTCGGTCCTCTCGGACCCCCTTCGGGACCCGTTCTCGCTCACGAACACCCTGTTCAACCGGGAGGTGACCACGAGCGACAAACTGCGGACGCTCGCCCTGCGCCAACACGTCGGAAGCCGCGACGAAGCCGACATCTTCGAGAGCCCCGACGCCCCCATCGCCGACTACCTCCACGAGTGGGGATTCTCGGAGGCGTACATCGACAACTTCGTCGCCCCGTTCTACGGCGGCATCACGCTCGACCGGTCGCTGTCGACGTCGAAACGCGTCTTCGAGTACACGTTCAAGGCGATGAGCGAGGGGCGGGTGGCGCTCCCCGCCGACGGCATGGGGGCCATCCCCGCGCAGTTGGCCGCTCGGGCGCGGGAGGCGGGGGCGACGATCCGCCTCGGCGAACGCGTCGAGGCAGTCGAGGCCGAGGGCAGTCCCGTCACCGTCGACACCGCGGCGCGGACGGTCGAGGTCGACGCCGCCGTCGTCGCCACCGATCCGCGGAGCGCACGGGCGTTGACCGACGTGGAGTCGATCCCGACCGCGGCGCGACCGTCCGTCACGCAGTATCTCTCCCTCCCCGGCGAGGACCTCGACGAAGGGAAGAAAATCCACCTCAACGCGGCCGGCGACCGGCCGAACGCGGTCGCCCCCCTCTCGGCCGTCGCGCCGAGGTACGCGCCCGACGACCGGACGCTCCTCGCGGCCACGTTCGTCAGTAGCGAGGCGGCCGGAACGGACGGCGACGCAGCGATCCTCGATATCGACGACGACACGCTGGCCGAGGCGACGCAGTCGGCGCTCGAATCCTGGTATCCCGAGCGCCAGTTCGGCGGCCTCGAACACGTCCACACCGAGCGGATCCCGTTCGCGCAGTTCGCCCAGCCGCCGGGGATCCACGACGACCTGCCCGACGCGCGTGATCCGGCGGGGGACGTGTATCTCGCTGGCGACTACACCGCCTGGTCGTCGATTCAGGGGGCGATGCGGAGCGGTCGTGAAGCGGCCGAAGCGATCCGGACCGACCGGTAA
- a CDS encoding J domain-containing protein: MLESSPSWLLVGVLGAGVITALIAGLFVAGDRLLPPPPSSTTHRVDGTDRRRDEIRTYLDTIGERYVEDATVRDDAVAFYLPDRDVAITFDPQAYFRIERAGTAAVLCEYEMPGHQLGRRLPFETPTRNTADREATGSARAAFATLGLSPTADADEVKAAYRRRVKDVHPDHGGDSEAFRRLREAYTTAKEHAD; this comes from the coding sequence GTGCTGGAGTCGTCGCCGTCCTGGTTGCTCGTGGGCGTTCTCGGCGCCGGCGTCATCACCGCCCTGATCGCTGGCCTCTTCGTCGCCGGTGATCGTCTCCTGCCGCCGCCTCCGTCGTCGACGACACACCGCGTCGACGGCACCGACAGGCGCCGAGACGAGATCAGGACCTATCTGGACACCATCGGCGAGCGGTACGTCGAGGACGCGACGGTCCGCGACGACGCCGTGGCCTTCTACCTGCCCGACCGCGACGTGGCCATCACGTTCGACCCGCAGGCGTACTTTCGCATCGAGCGCGCGGGCACCGCGGCCGTCCTCTGTGAGTACGAGATGCCCGGCCACCAGCTCGGCCGCCGGCTCCCCTTCGAGACGCCGACCCGGAACACGGCCGACAGGGAAGCGACGGGATCAGCCAGGGCGGCCTTCGCGACGCTGGGGCTGTCACCGACCGCCGACGCCGACGAGGTGAAAGCCGCCTATCGGCGCCGCGTCAAAGATGTCCACCCCGACCACGGCGGCGACAGCGAGGCGTTTCGCCGCCTTCGTGAGGCGTACACCACCGCAAAAGAGCACGCCGACTGA
- a CDS encoding proteasome assembly chaperone family protein encodes MDAIEVETVAEPTLSDPVLVEGLPGVGHVGKLAAEYLIEEFDSELVRRVYADEFPPQVSIDEEGVADLVCAEFYAIETGGQDVLVLTGDHQAGSNAGHYHITEAFLDVADSFGVERVYALGGVPTGELIEEYHVLGAVTDADLIPELEDEGVEFREDEPAGGIVGVSGLLLGLGSRRGLDATCLMGETSGYLVDPKSARAVLEVLETVVGFDLDYASLEDRADEMEEVVGKIQEMQNQGAQMPTDDELRYIG; translated from the coding sequence ATGGACGCTATCGAGGTCGAGACCGTTGCGGAGCCGACGCTTTCCGACCCCGTGCTCGTCGAAGGGCTTCCGGGCGTCGGTCACGTCGGGAAACTCGCCGCCGAGTATCTGATCGAGGAGTTCGACAGCGAACTCGTCCGGCGCGTCTACGCCGACGAGTTCCCGCCCCAGGTGAGCATCGACGAGGAGGGCGTCGCCGACCTGGTCTGTGCGGAGTTTTACGCCATCGAGACGGGCGGCCAGGACGTGCTCGTGCTCACCGGCGATCACCAGGCCGGGAGCAACGCCGGCCATTACCACATCACCGAGGCGTTTCTCGACGTCGCCGACTCGTTCGGCGTCGAACGCGTGTACGCGCTCGGCGGCGTGCCGACCGGCGAACTCATCGAGGAGTACCACGTCCTCGGCGCGGTGACCGACGCCGACCTGATCCCCGAACTCGAAGACGAGGGCGTCGAGTTCCGCGAGGACGAACCGGCGGGCGGTATCGTCGGCGTGAGCGGCCTCCTGCTGGGGCTTGGCTCGCGCCGCGGCCTCGACGCCACCTGTCTGATGGGCGAGACCAGCGGCTACCTGGTCGATCCGAAGAGCGCCCGCGCGGTGCTCGAAGTGCTGGAGACCGTCGTCGGATTCGATCTCGACTACGCGTCGCTGGAGGACCGCGCCGACGAGATGGAGGAGGTCGTCGGCAAGATCCAGGAGATGCAGAACCAGGGCGCCCAGATGCCCACCGACGACGAACTCCGATACATCGGCTGA
- a CDS encoding RNA-protein complex protein Nop10 has product MKADIRVCSAWESAHDRPVYTLGSTCPDCGAEAVNSAPAPFDPADPYGEYRRALKRRGRD; this is encoded by the coding sequence ATGAAAGCCGACATCCGGGTATGTTCCGCGTGGGAGTCGGCCCACGACCGCCCGGTGTACACGCTGGGATCGACGTGTCCCGACTGCGGCGCCGAGGCGGTCAACAGCGCACCAGCGCCGTTCGACCCCGCGGATCCCTACGGTGAGTACCGACGCGCTCTTAAGCGCCGCGGCCGGGACTAA
- a CDS encoding translation initiation factor IF-2 subunit alpha, whose product MKYSGWPEPGELVVGKVDEITDFGVFVDLEEYEDKRGLAHISEVASGWIKNVRDHVREGQTVVAKVLDVDESSQQIDLSIKDVNEHQHKEKIQEWKNEQKADKWMSIAFGEDIADERYQEIADALLEEFETLYDAFESAAIHGDEALDSVDLDDEAIDTIVDTARENVSVPYVNVTGYVDLECPSSDGVDHIKEALQAAEGEGDVGDEIELSVSYVGSPEYRIKVRAPDYKRAESELEASAERASQAIADAGGTGRYHRERETETE is encoded by the coding sequence ATGAAATACAGTGGCTGGCCCGAACCGGGCGAACTCGTCGTCGGCAAGGTGGACGAAATCACCGACTTCGGTGTCTTCGTCGACCTGGAAGAGTACGAGGACAAGCGCGGTCTCGCACACATCAGCGAAGTCGCCAGTGGCTGGATCAAGAACGTCCGCGACCACGTCCGCGAGGGACAGACGGTCGTCGCGAAGGTGCTGGACGTCGACGAGAGCTCCCAGCAGATCGATCTCTCGATCAAGGACGTCAACGAACACCAGCACAAAGAGAAGATTCAGGAGTGGAAAAACGAGCAGAAGGCCGATAAGTGGATGTCGATCGCCTTCGGCGAGGACATCGCCGACGAGCGCTACCAGGAGATAGCCGACGCCCTCCTCGAGGAGTTCGAGACCCTCTACGACGCCTTCGAATCCGCGGCCATCCACGGCGACGAGGCGCTCGATTCGGTCGACCTCGACGACGAGGCGATCGACACCATCGTCGACACGGCCCGCGAGAACGTCTCGGTGCCCTACGTCAACGTCACGGGCTACGTCGACCTCGAATGCCCGTCCAGTGACGGCGTCGACCACATCAAAGAAGCGCTGCAGGCCGCCGAAGGTGAGGGCGACGTCGGCGACGAAATCGAACTCTCGGTGTCCTACGTCGGGTCGCCGGAGTACCGCATCAAGGTCCGCGCCCCGGACTACAAGCGCGCAGAGTCGGAACTCGAAGCGAGCGCGGAGCGGGCGAGCCAGGCCATCGCCGACGCCGGCGGGACCGGGCGCTACCACCGCGAGCGCGAGACAGAGACCGAATGA
- a CDS encoding 30S ribosomal protein S27e, which translates to MTGNFVTVECADCGNEQTVFDKASTTVNCAVCGSTLARPTGGHAAFEGEVTGTVEAR; encoded by the coding sequence ATGACGGGGAACTTCGTCACCGTCGAGTGTGCGGACTGTGGTAACGAACAGACCGTCTTCGACAAGGCGTCGACGACGGTGAACTGTGCGGTCTGCGGGAGCACGCTGGCCCGCCCCACTGGCGGCCACGCCGCCTTCGAGGGTGAAGTGACCGGCACCGTCGAGGCACGCTGA
- a CDS encoding 50S ribosomal protein L44e, with protein sequence MQMPRRFNTYCPHCNGHFEHEVEKVRRGRETGMKWIDRQRERATSTIGNAGKFSKVPGGDKPTKKTHLKYRCAECGKAHMREGWRAGRLEFQE encoded by the coding sequence ATGCAGATGCCACGCCGATTCAACACGTACTGCCCGCACTGCAACGGGCATTTCGAGCACGAGGTCGAGAAAGTGCGTCGCGGTCGTGAAACGGGGATGAAGTGGATCGACCGACAGCGCGAGCGAGCCACGTCCACCATCGGGAACGCGGGCAAGTTCTCGAAGGTGCCGGGTGGCGACAAGCCGACGAAAAAGACCCACCTGAAGTACCGCTGCGCCGAATGTGGCAAGGCCCACATGCGCGAGGGATGGCGCGCGGGTCGACTGGAGTTCCAGGAATGA
- a CDS encoding HAH_0734 family protein, translating into MQQLIVRGDPGIRKDAVIEYDGDEQVCFSIQRQGDYHGPDEVQLWCTIGTPDEREAFEKRRFVPHWLDVDSIDADALDVVKNRGD; encoded by the coding sequence ATGCAACAGCTCATCGTCAGGGGTGACCCCGGCATCCGCAAGGACGCCGTCATCGAGTACGACGGCGACGAGCAGGTCTGTTTCTCGATCCAGCGCCAGGGCGACTACCACGGCCCCGATGAAGTCCAGCTCTGGTGTACCATCGGAACCCCGGACGAACGCGAGGCCTTCGAGAAGCGTCGGTTCGTCCCCCACTGGCTCGATGTCGACTCCATCGACGCCGACGCGCTCGATGTCGTCAAAAATCGCGGCGATTAA
- a CDS encoding DUF2298 domain-containing protein produces the protein MEYGLVLRWLVAYGALAALGRPLAGRLLATLPGRGAGFALPTALVVLGTAIYWIGHLTFGPAALAAAALVLVALAVGAALDRDALSDRRVRLADAARPDRTTAEVAVVFVAAFVLLVAVRAVDPAVHPLGGEKFLDFGLLKSLNRATKLPPEDMWFAGEPVVYYYGGHLLTAVLGDLTWTAPRYAYNLSLAGFYATLVSAAYGLASAVARDRAESGRLAGLTAAFFVGLASNLVTAGRLAVGALPSSLRTEIARIVAARTRYAPEEVLAGVDPFSYWTASRVIPGTINEFPLFAWLNGDLHAHMMGTPFLLLGAAIAFAVYRPPPDRLRRRRLLAFVAVPILAGFQVIVDTWSFPSLFGLLALALALGSTDPWPILSRRVAAWRHARDDGPVGEELGHLGGALAVTVVAGVLGGALALPFLLSASGGREVALLAAAERSSLPALLLVHGAFLATFYAYLTDRLAVDRPWPLLGALLALGLLAITANLPVAILVGPLIVFGWVAHRTDRPVGFETVLIVAGAGLVGIVELVYVEELAGPLRMNTVFKTYTQVWVLWGTAAGVALPSFVRWLGGVSVPGTRSRWLRAGLALAVVLSTVPYAGLALSSHFQGATDPTLDATAFVEREHPDEAPAIAFVDNLSGQPTLLSAPATGREPESGGAPVPGMYSWESSPAASLTGVPTVAGWHHEVGYRGREPYLERVRDVDAAYTGPPERTVAVIETYGVDYVWVGPAERARYGNVSFDGVAGLTPVFENGVVTIYRVDEERLDTV, from the coding sequence ATGGAGTACGGGCTCGTCCTCCGGTGGCTGGTTGCCTACGGCGCACTCGCCGCGCTCGGTCGCCCCCTCGCGGGCCGTCTGCTCGCGACCCTTCCCGGTCGCGGCGCCGGATTCGCGCTCCCGACTGCGCTGGTCGTCCTCGGAACGGCCATCTACTGGATCGGCCACCTCACCTTCGGCCCCGCCGCCCTCGCTGCTGCCGCTCTCGTCCTCGTCGCCCTCGCCGTCGGCGCCGCGCTGGACCGCGACGCGCTGTCCGACCGCCGCGTTCGCCTCGCCGACGCCGCGCGCCCCGACCGCACGACCGCCGAGGTGGCCGTCGTGTTCGTCGCCGCGTTCGTCCTGCTCGTCGCCGTCCGCGCCGTCGACCCCGCGGTCCATCCCCTCGGCGGCGAGAAGTTCCTCGATTTCGGCCTGCTGAAATCCCTGAATCGGGCGACGAAGCTTCCCCCCGAAGACATGTGGTTCGCCGGCGAACCCGTCGTCTACTACTACGGCGGCCACCTGCTGACGGCGGTGCTCGGCGACCTCACCTGGACCGCGCCCCGCTACGCGTACAACCTCTCACTCGCCGGGTTCTACGCGACGCTGGTGTCGGCCGCCTACGGCCTCGCCAGCGCCGTCGCCCGGGACCGCGCGGAGTCGGGACGCCTCGCCGGGCTGACCGCCGCCTTCTTCGTCGGTCTCGCCAGTAATCTCGTGACTGCCGGCCGCCTCGCCGTCGGCGCCCTGCCCTCGTCGCTTCGGACCGAGATCGCCCGGATCGTCGCCGCCCGGACCCGGTACGCCCCCGAAGAGGTCCTCGCTGGCGTCGACCCGTTTTCCTACTGGACGGCCAGCCGCGTCATCCCCGGGACGATCAACGAGTTCCCCCTGTTCGCGTGGCTGAACGGCGACCTCCACGCCCACATGATGGGGACGCCTTTCCTCCTGCTCGGCGCCGCCATCGCCTTCGCCGTCTATCGACCCCCGCCCGACCGCTTACGCCGCCGGCGACTGCTCGCGTTCGTCGCGGTACCCATCCTCGCCGGCTTCCAGGTCATCGTCGACACGTGGAGTTTCCCCTCTCTCTTCGGGCTTCTCGCGCTCGCCCTTGCGCTCGGATCGACCGATCCCTGGCCCATCCTCTCGCGCCGAGTCGCGGCGTGGCGTCACGCCCGCGACGACGGTCCAGTCGGTGAGGAACTCGGCCACCTCGGCGGCGCGCTCGCGGTCACCGTCGTCGCTGGCGTCCTCGGTGGGGCGCTCGCGCTACCCTTCCTGCTCAGTGCGAGCGGCGGCCGTGAGGTCGCCCTGCTCGCGGCCGCGGAGCGGTCGAGCCTCCCCGCGCTCCTGTTGGTCCACGGCGCCTTCCTCGCCACCTTCTACGCCTACCTGACCGATCGGCTGGCGGTCGATCGGCCCTGGCCGCTGCTCGGCGCGCTCTTGGCGCTTGGCCTACTCGCGATCACGGCGAACCTCCCCGTCGCCATCCTCGTCGGGCCGCTCATCGTCTTCGGATGGGTGGCCCACCGAACCGACCGCCCGGTCGGCTTCGAGACGGTGTTGATCGTCGCCGGCGCTGGCCTCGTCGGCATCGTCGAACTCGTGTACGTCGAGGAGTTGGCCGGCCCGCTTCGGATGAACACCGTGTTCAAGACGTACACGCAGGTGTGGGTGCTGTGGGGGACGGCCGCGGGCGTCGCGCTTCCCTCTTTCGTCCGCTGGCTCGGCGGTGTCTCGGTGCCCGGCACGCGGTCACGATGGCTGCGGGCCGGCCTCGCGCTCGCCGTCGTTCTCTCGACGGTGCCCTACGCGGGGCTCGCGCTCTCGTCACATTTCCAGGGAGCCACCGATCCGACCCTCGACGCGACGGCGTTCGTCGAACGCGAGCATCCCGACGAGGCGCCAGCTATCGCCTTCGTCGATAACCTCTCCGGGCAACCGACGCTCCTCTCCGCGCCGGCGACGGGTCGAGAACCCGAATCGGGCGGCGCCCCCGTGCCCGGGATGTACAGTTGGGAGTCGAGTCCGGCCGCGAGTCTCACGGGTGTGCCGACGGTCGCCGGGTGGCACCACGAGGTGGGGTATCGCGGCCGAGAACCGTATCTCGAGCGCGTGCGTGACGTGGACGCCGCGTACACCGGTCCGCCGGAGCGCACGGTCGCCGTCATCGAGACGTACGGCGTCGACTACGTCTGGGTCGGACCGGCGGAGCGCGCGCGCTACGGGAACGTCTCGTTCGACGGCGTCGCGGGGCTGACGCCGGTGTTCGAAAACGGCGTGGTCACGATCTATCGCGTCGATGAGGAGAGACTGGACACCGTTTAA
- a CDS encoding glycosyltransferase, translating to MTRTVGVVIPAYHPDVDRLAAYVDALHEAVDPTVIRVELDAAEPAVRDRIESLPVTVNEAAARRGKGAAITAGFEALSTDVLAFADADGSTPASSLADVIQPVVAGDADLAAGSRRHPDATVQSHQTIARRYLGDGFAWLARRLLDVDLHDYQCGAKALSHDAWTRIRSHLREPGFAWDIELIAVADAVGCRVVEIPVVWEDRPESTVSPVGTTLRLARGLLVARHRARLLRNDPLHSLLDRPRDSAPALVERDHR from the coding sequence ATGACCCGCACCGTCGGGGTGGTGATTCCCGCGTACCACCCGGACGTCGACCGACTCGCGGCCTACGTCGATGCCCTCCACGAAGCCGTGGATCCGACCGTGATCCGCGTCGAACTCGACGCCGCCGAGCCAGCGGTCCGCGACCGTATCGAATCCCTCCCTGTCACCGTCAACGAGGCCGCGGCCCGTCGGGGAAAGGGGGCCGCGATCACCGCTGGCTTCGAGGCGCTGTCGACCGACGTGTTGGCCTTCGCCGACGCGGACGGGAGCACGCCGGCGTCCTCCCTCGCGGACGTGATCCAGCCGGTCGTGGCCGGCGACGCCGACCTCGCCGCCGGCTCGCGCCGACATCCCGACGCGACCGTCCAGTCACACCAGACGATCGCGCGCCGGTATCTCGGCGATGGGTTCGCGTGGCTGGCCCGCCGCCTGCTCGATGTAGACCTCCACGACTACCAGTGTGGCGCGAAGGCGCTCAGCCACGACGCCTGGACGCGGATCCGGTCGCATCTCCGCGAACCCGGCTTCGCGTGGGACATCGAACTCATCGCCGTCGCCGACGCCGTCGGCTGTCGCGTCGTCGAGATCCCCGTCGTCTGGGAGGACCGTCCCGAGTCCACCGTCTCGCCGGTGGGGACGACGCTCCGTCTCGCGAGGGGGCTTCTCGTCGCGCGCCACCGAGCGCGCCTCCTGCGGAACGACCCGTTGCACTCCCTGCTCGACCGCCCACGGGATTCGGCGCCCGCACTCGTCGAGCGTGACCACCGATGA
- a CDS encoding GtrA family protein, with protein MSGSGRLGDLAELYSGLRFGKFVSVGAVGATAETIVVAILTAGYGVIPQLAKAVGAEVSITLMFLINDRWTFADSGAVGWIPRGRRYLKSHVVRAGGLAVGFLVLTVLTSWTDITLVVRGADLWPTVANAIGIGCGMLLNYLTEGLFTWRVGSD; from the coding sequence ATGAGCGGGAGTGGTCGGCTCGGCGACCTGGCGGAGCTCTATTCGGGGCTTCGGTTTGGGAAGTTCGTCTCGGTCGGCGCGGTAGGAGCGACCGCCGAGACGATCGTCGTCGCCATCCTGACCGCCGGCTACGGCGTCATTCCGCAACTGGCCAAGGCCGTGGGCGCCGAGGTGTCCATCACGCTCATGTTCCTCATCAACGACCGCTGGACCTTCGCGGACTCCGGCGCAGTCGGCTGGATCCCGCGCGGCCGTAGATATCTCAAATCCCACGTCGTGCGCGCCGGAGGCCTGGCCGTCGGCTTTCTCGTGCTAACGGTGCTGACATCGTGGACGGACATCACCCTCGTCGTCAGGGGCGCCGACCTCTGGCCGACGGTGGCGAACGCCATCGGCATCGGCTGTGGGATGCTGCTCAACTACCTCACGGAGGGGCTGTTCACGTGGCGCGTCGGTAGCGACTGA
- a CDS encoding Rieske (2Fe-2S) protein encodes MEVDSDRRITSLDAVPAETTTIFTVRHVDAADPQEAVLVRTPDGEVRAWLNYCRHLLDVRLDKGSGAPMRDGELVCANHGAYFEADTGHCTFGPCEGATLEGVDVAVTDDDVYLTDDDYAFVAAGPMDDGDDGPSPTSTYEF; translated from the coding sequence ATGGAAGTGGATTCGGACCGACGAATCACGTCGCTGGACGCCGTTCCCGCGGAGACGACCACGATTTTCACCGTCCGTCACGTCGACGCCGCCGACCCACAGGAGGCCGTCCTCGTCCGAACACCCGACGGCGAGGTGCGCGCCTGGCTGAACTACTGCCGTCACCTGCTCGACGTGCGACTCGATAAGGGCTCCGGCGCGCCGATGCGCGACGGCGAACTCGTCTGTGCCAACCACGGCGCGTACTTCGAGGCCGACACCGGCCACTGCACCTTCGGCCCCTGCGAGGGCGCCACGCTCGAAGGCGTCGACGTCGCCGTCACCGACGACGACGTGTATCTGACCGACGACGACTACGCGTTCGTCGCCGCCGGGCCGATGGATGACGGCGACGACGGGCCGTCTCCGACGTCGACGTACGAGTTCTAG
- a CDS encoding helix-hairpin-helix domain-containing protein: MGLLDTLRSVLGLGESSENRERERETTVSVEHEPQTETEDAVKGTEADESVAAETEAAASTESLVEEEGPTDAAEPAEAASPDAGDVETELDTADAESEGETTGEHEAQDLEGSQPESVDVIKGVGPAYARRLSEAGVDTVAELAAADAEELAADIDLSPKRVGRWIDRAKDH, encoded by the coding sequence ATGGGACTACTGGACACGCTGCGATCGGTGCTGGGACTGGGCGAGTCGTCGGAGAATCGAGAGCGAGAGCGGGAGACGACCGTGAGTGTCGAGCACGAACCGCAGACGGAGACGGAGGACGCGGTGAAGGGAACGGAGGCAGACGAGTCGGTCGCTGCCGAGACGGAGGCAGCGGCGTCCACGGAGTCGCTCGTCGAAGAGGAGGGACCGACCGACGCCGCCGAACCCGCCGAGGCGGCCAGCCCCGACGCCGGGGACGTGGAGACCGAACTCGACACGGCCGACGCCGAATCGGAAGGCGAGACGACCGGGGAACACGAGGCCCAGGACCTCGAAGGCTCCCAACCGGAGTCCGTCGACGTGATCAAGGGTGTCGGTCCGGCGTACGCACGGCGGTTGTCCGAGGCCGGTGTCGACACGGTGGCCGAACTCGCGGCCGCGGACGCGGAGGAACTCGCCGCCGACATCGACCTCTCGCCGAAGCGGGTCGGCCGCTGGATCGACCGCGCCAAGGATCACTGA